One window of Lacerta agilis isolate rLacAgi1 chromosome 14, rLacAgi1.pri, whole genome shotgun sequence genomic DNA carries:
- the LOC117057820 gene encoding olfactory receptor 13H1-like encodes MNETDITEFVLIGFSGHPKTKIGLAALMTIIYLANIIGNGLIVFVVTADPHLHNPMYFFLCNLSIIDICLCTSSVPQSIANCLVDRPVMSFAKCYIQMYTGIYLGSTECFLLAVMAYDRYVAISNPLRYMLIMNWKVCIVLAIVSWTVAFLLAIVPCLANPAQFCGHNEVDHFACELTALMKLICSDMAVGQLTMYFTSTCTVLFPFCFILFSYARILVAILRIHSSGSRLKAFSTCGSHLVVVLVFFGNSIITYIKPQSKDSHAIDKIIYIFNAALIPMLNPLIYTLRNQDVLGALKRLAEKNL; translated from the coding sequence ATGAATGAGACTGACATCACTGAATTTGTCCTTATTGGATTTTCTGGACATCCCAAAACAAAGATAGGATTGGCGGCTTTAATGACCATCATCTACTTGGCAAACATAATTGGAAATGGACTCATTGTGTTTGTAGTCACAGCTGATCCTCACCTCCATAATCCAATGTACTTCTTCCTTTGCAATCTGTCCATCATTGATATCTGTCTTTGTACATCTTCAGTTCCACAATCTATTGCCAACTGTTTGGTGGACAGACCCGTCATGTCTTTTGCTAAATGTTACATACAGATGTACACTGGTATATACCTTGGATCAACAGAATGTTTCCTGCTGGCAGTCATGGCTTACGACCGGTATGTTGCCATCTCCAATCCACTCCGTTATATGCTAATCATGAACTGGAAAGTTTGCATTGTTTTGGCTATTGTATCATGGACAGTGGCCTTCTTACTTGCTATTGTTCCCTGTCTTGCAAATCCTGCCCAATTCTGTGGACACAATGAGGTGGATCATTTTGCGTGTGAGCTCACAGCCCTCATGAAATTGATTTGTTCTGACATGGCTGTGGGACAACTGACAATGTACTTCACCAGCACCTGCACAGTTCTTTTCCCCTTCTGTTTCATCCTTTTTTCCTATGCACGTATCCTTGTGGCCATTTTGAGAATCCATTCATCTGGAAGCAGACTGAAAGCTTTCTCTACTTGTGGATCTCATCTGGTTGTAGTGCTGGTGTTCTTTGGAAATTCAATAATCACATATATCAAACCTCAATCTAAGGACAGTCATGCTATTGACAAAATTATTTATATCTTTAACGCAGCACTGATACCTATGTTAAACCCTTTAATCTACACACTGAGAAACCAGGATGTGTTAGGAGCACTTAAAAGGCTGGCAGAGAAGAACCTGTAG
- the LOC117057821 gene encoding olfactory receptor 13H1-like has protein sequence MEEENETTVTEFVLIGYSGRPKTRIGLLVFMTVVYSITVVGNGLIILVIAGDPRLHNPMYFFLSNLSLLDIGYSTSSVPQSIANLLVDKPTMSYTMCYLQMSISVGLGVTECFLLAIMAYDRYIAISSPLHYTLIMSRKFCIQLAAGTWTSGLFLGVIPIYTMPARFCKQNVIDHLTCELKAVLKLVCSDTSMNQLVMFLTGVLTLLAPFAFIIFSYLRIVVAILRIHSSGGRLKAFSTCASHLTVVAIFYGTAIFSYLRPQTKSTHELDKIISAFYGIVTPMLNPLIYTLRNQEVKGALKRLVGRKEN, from the coding sequence ATGGAAGAGGAAAATGAGACGACAGTGACTGAGTTTGTCCTCATTGGCTATTCTGGTAGACCAAAGACAAGGATAGGATTACTCGTTTTCATGACTGTTGTGTATTCTATAACAGTGGTGGGAAATGGCCTCATCATCTTGGTGATTGCAGGTGATCCTCGACTCCACAACCCAATGTACTTTTTCCTCAGTAACCTTTCCCTCCTTGACATTGGATATTCAACATCTTCAGTCCCACAGTCCATTGCAAACCTTCTGGTGGACAAGCCCACCATGTCCTATACAATGTGTTACTTGCAAATGAGCATTAGTGTTGGCTTGGGCGTGACTGAATGCTTCCTTTTGGCCATCATGGCTTATGATCGGTATATAGCCATTTCCAGTCCACTACATTACACACTAATAATGAGCAGGAAGTTTTGTATTCAGTTAGCAGCTGGGACATGGACAAGTGGCTTATTCTTGGGGGTAATCCCCATTTATACCATGCCAGCTCGCTTTTGTAAACAAAATGTGATTGACCATTTGACATGtgaactcaaagcagttttgaagTTGGTTTGCTCAGATACTTCCATGAACCAACTGGTGATGTTCTTAACTGGTGTTCTTACCTTGCTTGCCCCCTTTGCCTTTATCATTTTCTCATATTTGCGTATTGTTGTTGCAATTCTGAGAATTCATTCATCAGGTGGGAGACTGAAGGCTTTCTCCACATGTGCATCCCACTTGACAGTAGTAGCGATCTTCTATGGCACTGCTATATTCTCATATCTCCGACCACAAACTAAAAGTACCCATGAATTGGACAAGATAATTTCTGCCTTCTATGGAATAGTGACTCCCATGTTAAATCCACTCATATATACACTCAGGAATCAGGAAGTAAAAGGAGCATTAAAAAGACTTGTGGGAAGAAaagagaattaa